A region of the Roseovarius nanhaiticus genome:
GGCGTTCACTCCAACGGCTACAGCCTCGTGCGCAAGCTGGTCGAGATGTCGGGCCTCGGCTGGGACGCGGAATGCCCTTGGTGCGAGGGCACATTGGGCGCTGCGCTGCTGACGCCGACGCGCCTTTACGTCAAACCCGCACTGGCTGCGATCCGCGCGGGCGGTGTGCACGCGCTGGCCCATATCACCGGCGGCGGCCTCACCGAGAACCTGCCGCGGGTCCTGCCCGAGGATCTGGGCGCTGATATCGACCTCGGTGCATGGGATCTGCCCGGCGTCTTTGGCTGGCTGCGCGAGACGGGCAGCATGGACGAGGCCGAACTGCTCAAGACCTTCAACTGCGGCATCGGCATGATCGTCGCGGTGAATGCGGGGCAGGCGGATTCGCTGGCCGCGCTGCTGGCCGAGCAGGGCGAGACCGTCCACCGGATCGGGCAGGTCACCAAGGGCGCGGGCATCCGTTATAGCGGCACCCTCGCGTAATGAAGCGCGTCGCCATCCTTCTGTCCGGCGGCGGCTCGAACATGGTAGCGCTGGCCGATAGCATGACGGGCGATCACCCGGCGCGCCCCGCGCTGGTCCTGTCGAACCGCGCGGATGCGGGCGGATTGCAGAAGGCCGCCGCGCGCGGCATTGCGACCGAAGTGGTCGATCACCGCCCCCATGGCGAGGACCGCGCGGCCTTTGAGGAGGCCCTGCACGCGGCCATCATGGCGCATGAGCCGGACATCATCTGCCTCGCCGGCTTCATGCGCGTCCTTACCGAAGGCTTCGTCAGCCGGTGGCAGGGCCGCATGATCAATATCCATCCCTCGCTCTTGCCCAAATATCGCGGCCTTCACACCCATCAGCGCGCGCTCGACGCGGGCGAGGCCGAAGCGGGCTGCACCGTGCACGAGGTGACGGCGGCGCTGGATGATGGCCCAATCCTGGGCCAGGCCCGCGTTGCGGTTCTGCCTGGCGACAGCGCCGAGACGCTCGCCGCCCGTGTGCTGGAGGCCGAGCATCGCCTCTATCCCGCCGTGCTGCGCCGCTTCGCCGCCGGGGATCGCAGCCCGCTTTACCTGCCTTGACGCGCGGCGCCCGTTTCAATTCGTGGCGATCCGGCCTATAGGATCGCAAAAGCCAATATCGAAAGAAGCCTCGCCTTGATCCAGACCATCACCAAGACCGAAGAACTGGCCGATTTCTGCGCCCGCGCCGCCCAGCACGCTTACGTCACCGTCGACACTGAATTCCTGCGCGAGCGGACTTATTATTCGAACCTTTGCCTCGTGCAGCTCGCCTTTCCGGGCGAGGATGACGAGAACGCCGTTCTGGTCGATCCGCTGGCCGATGGCCTTTCGCTCGAGCCGCTTTACGCGCTGTTCCGCGATGAGAGCACGGTCAAGGTGTTCCACGCCGCGCGCCAAGATCTTGAGATTTTCTATGTCGATGCGGGCCTCATCCCCACGCCGCTCTTTGACACGCAAGTGGCCGCGATGGTCTGCGGCTTTGGCGAGCAGGCGGGATACGAGACGCTGGTCAAGCGGATTGCCAAGGCGCAGATCGACAAATCGTCGCGCTTTACCGACTGGTCGCGCCGCCCGCTGAGCGATGCGCAAAAGAAATACGCGCTGGCCGATGTTACCCATCTGCGCAAGGTCTATGAATTCCTCGCGCGCGAGTTGGAAAAAACCGGCCGAGACAAATGGGTGGCCGAAGAAATGGCCGTCCTGACCGCGCCCGAAACATACATCACCCGCCCCGAGGACGCTTGGCAGCGCATCAAGACGCGCAACAGCGGCGGCAAATATCTGGCCATCGTGCGCGAACTGGCGCGTTTCCGCGAGGCCTATGCCCAAGAGCGCAACGTGCCGCGAAGCCGTGTTTACAAGGATGACGCGCTGGTCGAACTGGCCGCGACCAAGCCGGGCAACATCCAGGATCTGGGCCGCTCGCGTCTGCTCTTGCGTGAGGCGCGCAAGGGCGAGATCGCGGACGGTATTCTCAAGGCCGTGGCCGATGGCCTGGCCACGCCTGCGGCCGATCAGCCCCAGCCCGATCTCAGCCGCGAAAAGTTGCAGGTCAATCCGGCCATCGCCGATCTTCTGCGCGTGTTGCTCAAGGGGGTTGCGGACCGCGAAGGCGTCGCGTCCAAGCTGATCGCGACGGCAGCGGATCTGGATGCCATTGCGGCAGGCCGGCGCGATGCGCCCGCGCTGAGCGGGTGGCGCCGCGACGTCTTTGGCGCCGAGGCGCTGCGCCTTTGTTCAGGGGACATTGCGCTGCGCGTCAACGGCAGCACGATCGAGACCGTCTCGCTGTGACAAGCGCGGGTCTCGCGGCAATTTAAATAAAATCAGCGGCGCGAGGCGGCACTGTTTGTCCGGGCCAGAACGCGGATCTCGCTTGCTTCGGCCAATGCCTGTGACGAGATGAACTGGCCAGCCTCGACGCGGCGCGTCTGCTCGGGTCCCTGCGGGGTATCGGCGCGCTGCACGGCCCTCAGCGTATAGGTCAGCACGCCGTTCACCGGCTCGCCCCCGTTTTCCGGCTGCAGGCGCACGTCGAACGCGCCTTGGCGCAGTGACAGGCCGGTAGCCTTGATGATGGCCCCGCCCGAAGATCGCTCGATCTCGACTTTCTCGACCGCATAAATCGGCGTGCCTTCATAAGTCTCTTCGTCCGATTTGCGCTGAAAGATGCTGTTGCGCCGCTCCTCGGGGATGAGCGGATTAACGGACGCTTCGGCTGCTGTCGGAGCGGGCGCTGTGCGGCTGCCACCGAACCAGTTTGCCGGGTTAGCGCGCGAGTCGCGAAAGCCCGAGCAGCCCGCCAATGCCAGGCTGGAAATCGTCGCAATGGTTACCAGGCTGCGCATCTGAGGTCGTCCTTGTCACGAGGTCTTGATCTGTGCAGACCCTATCAGCCAAGCGCGCCCAAGCGCAAGCGCGCGCCACCCCGACAGAACCCCTTCCAGGCGAGCCGGGCTGGACCTTTGCCGCGCTTGCACCTACCTCTGCATCCAGAAGTGAAAGGAGCGGATCATGGCACAGCCGGCATTCGAAGAGATCGTCGAGGACTTCGAGTTTCTGGAGGACTGGGAGGATCGCTATCGCCATGTCATCGAGGCGGGCAAGGCGATGGACCCGCTTGATGACGCCTTGAAAGTGCCCGCCACCCGCGTCGAGGGCTGCGCAAGCCAGGTCTGGCTGCACCCGCAGGTCGATGGGGGCAGGTTTCACTTCGACGGCGACAGCGACGCGCTGATCGTGCGCGGCCTCA
Encoded here:
- a CDS encoding SufE family protein, producing the protein MAQPAFEEIVEDFEFLEDWEDRYRHVIEAGKAMDPLDDALKVPATRVEGCASQVWLHPQVDGGRFHFDGDSDALIVRGLIAVLRALYNDLPVSEVPRVDAGGELARLGLTDHLSAQRSNGLRAMIERIRSVSSEAAQAG
- the rnd gene encoding ribonuclease D; the encoded protein is MQTITKTEELADFCARAAQHAYVTVDTEFLRERTYYSNLCLVQLAFPGEDDENAVLVDPLADGLSLEPLYALFRDESTVKVFHAARQDLEIFYVDAGLIPTPLFDTQVAAMVCGFGEQAGYETLVKRIAKAQIDKSSRFTDWSRRPLSDAQKKYALADVTHLRKVYEFLARELEKTGRDKWVAEEMAVLTAPETYITRPEDAWQRIKTRNSGGKYLAIVRELARFREAYAQERNVPRSRVYKDDALVELAATKPGNIQDLGRSRLLLREARKGEIADGILKAVADGLATPAADQPQPDLSREKLQVNPAIADLLRVLLKGVADREGVASKLIATAADLDAIAAGRRDAPALSGWRRDVFGAEALRLCSGDIALRVNGSTIETVSL
- the purN gene encoding phosphoribosylglycinamide formyltransferase, with the translated sequence MKRVAILLSGGGSNMVALADSMTGDHPARPALVLSNRADAGGLQKAAARGIATEVVDHRPHGEDRAAFEEALHAAIMAHEPDIICLAGFMRVLTEGFVSRWQGRMINIHPSLLPKYRGLHTHQRALDAGEAEAGCTVHEVTAALDDGPILGQARVAVLPGDSAETLAARVLEAEHRLYPAVLRRFAAGDRSPLYLP